ACACAAAAACTTAAAAAGCCAATGAAAGCCAAACCAAGTACAGCGTGTGAAAGCCAACAGTGACTCAAATGTCTGAAGTCAATTTATTCATGTTCTAGTTGTCCATTTATTTAAACCCTAGTAATAGAGAGCGTGGTATTCTGTAGATCTAACTCCTCTATGAGTTTTCTCAGGCTAGATTCTCATCGTTTAGACAGCAAGACCACCCAAGGGTCCAGAGGAAACATATTTTGGAACACCGTCATGAAAACGTGATTCCAGAAGTGTTACGGGTGCAGGTTAGACCACCACGTGTGCAGACAAGTACCTTTGTGGCTATAGCCTCTTCACCGAAGGTACATTTTGAAACATACCTGGACAAGGCATACAACCTTATCCAACCGTATTTGGGATGAAGTACCATTTTGTTAGAGAGGATAATGTGCAGAATATGAACTGTTGGAGCTCTTTCTTCTGTGTAATGTCATAACCACAAAGGATTCCAACTAGAGGACTTCTCTAATGTGCATTCCATAACTTCCAACTAGTATATTGAATGCCAGTTTTCTACATTCTCATGTAATCAGtcattgctgaatgcctcactgTCGAGGCATCGCAGCAACATCAGCTGAGAGTAGAAAACAattgttgatcactttctaagctcatttaaccccatgatggGCCTTGAATCTCAGTTagtcaaggggttaagcaaGAACCAGACAATCGCCATAGGCACTGATGGATCACGGCAGGGTTCAATGCTCAACTGCTACAACTGGAGGATACATATTTCCAAAATGTTTGTTGGGTATCACATGTATACCCAAAtcatggaaataaaatacattattattcttctaaatgccatACTCTCTTATATCATTTATCCCGAAGCTCTGTCCCATAAAACCAAAGTTTTTCCTCTTTTGCAATTTGTAATGTTGTGAGGCATACAGATTGACCAGCAATGCTGTTTGCCTTTCACCAGTCTTTTAATATACTCAGATTCTCCTTTTAACATTAGAAATGTACACACCCCTCAAGCACCAGTTTATAATTATAACACATTACATCACATTCTTCTCTGTCGATTTTACCATTGTGCGCTACAATTATAAACCACCAAAAACATGTCTATGTTGGGTACAtgtgataaatgtaatataaaaattcaGCCACGCCTCCGCTATAACGCCACCTTCCTACAAGGGGAAAACACACGACCCGGAAGTGAAGCCTCGCGTGCCCTTCTTCCTGTCAGGTGACTCGGGGAATTGTGTCTCGTGACTTGGGCTGTCAACAAGCTTCCAAGATGGCGTCTCACCTGTCTTGTGGTCGGGTGAACCTAAATGTATTGAGAGAGGCGATGCGAATAGAGCTGCGGGAGTTTTTGGATAAATGTGCCGGGAGCAAGGTGAGGAGAAGCTGCCAAGAAGAACATCGCTAAATCCGCCATGCATTACAGCATTAATATACTGTCGCGATAGTGCCAAGTTCGCCGGGGAGATTAACCCCCTTCTAGTGAGAGTTTCACTATTTAAACGATGTGTGCGTTGCAATACATTAACCCCACAGACGCTCATTGTATCCACTTGCTATCTAATCTCTATCCAATTATATCGTTAAAGAGTTAAAGAGATCTCACTgctttagctatacattatacagggccagtcaagATTGCTGCAGCAGAGATGCTCCGGGGTTGTTCCTTCATGatgtatagtgaagtgaggAACCACATCTCCCTTTAGTGGAAAAGCCCAAATGACTATTAAATAGCAGCTTTTCTGCCTCATTTTGTCAACAGGCGCCCTGCGTTTGAAATTCTTCCACTATCCCATATTTAAGATGAGATCCCATATTTAGAATTATGCAGACATATTTTGACCTATAAATGTACTAAAAAGtgcttattaaaaacattaaatgaaagAATGTTTATAAAACAAACCGTAGCAGATTTATCATTATATGCTCGGTTTCCATGGAAACGTGGTATGCGGACTTGCTTTGTGTTTCGTGAAAATGAAGCATTCCCTGCTATACATAACCCAGCACTGCTCAGGTCCAGTTAGCGGAACGCTACATTCTACATGCTTTGTTTATGTGGTGCATTAAGAGTTAATAGTGGTAGGGGTTTCTATTAACTGACCAGAATATTGGTGGTCTTGTGCGTTGAATAGATTATCGCGACATATTTGCTGTATTACTGCTCGCCTGTTGACGTTCTCTTTTATATATGACTATggtaattgtttttgtttatttcattttcactatttttactttattagcACATTGTTTTATATGCTATTTTGTGCACCGGAGGTAGTTATATGTGTATACTTGCCCTTTGTGTGTattatttgaataaaatgtattgtttagcATGTTTACCTGATTTCTTATTATACTGTAACTGTGAAAAGTGTGACTATTCTTCCAATGTGTttactgtttttatataaatgtgttttatatttttgcaggCAATCGTATGGGATGAGTATCTAACGGGACCCTTTGGATTAATTGCACAGTATTCACTTCTACAGGTATAATTCCTATTCATTTTACAAAGCTGTTTCTAAGGATTTTCGTTGAAATAACCTTGTTTTCATTATCATACCCACTGTTTAAGGATCATTTGTTTTCCCTTCTCTTGTAGGAACATGAAGTTGAGAAAATGTTTACACTTAAGGCAGGACCACTGCCTTCATGTGATGTTaaaaacatcatattttttGTCAGACCTAGGCTAGAACTAATGGATATCATTGCTGAAAACATCAGAAGGTATTTCTTCTTTTGCTTTCCTACGTatagttattttgtttctgaCTTGCATTGATTATAAGCAGGCTGTTGGATCTTCAGGTCTTATTTGTTTTCTGCCCTATGTGTCTCATGTAGTCAGTAAATTGGGACATGCAGAACTTTTGTGGCCTTGCAAGTACATTATACTATCCGGTGGTTCTAGTAGCACACTGTTCATGATTTAGTCTAGACCAAATATTTATCATCGAAAATACTCGACAATGTGTGCACTGGACAGCACAGGAGACCTTTTCTTTTAATGCTATACTTTCATCAATGATTGAATCCATCACAGATTGGTCCATGAAATACCTAACCTTAATctttgattacatttttatcatcCTTTCCAACTTGTGATGTCGTTGACATTCTGAATTCTGCTCTCACGCAGGGAAGACAAAGGACGCTTCCCACAAAGGGATTTCCATATCTTGTTTGTGCCTCGCCGTAGCATGTTATGTGAGCAGCGGCTCAAGGACCTTGGTGTCCTGGGGTCTTTCTATCACCGAGAAGAGTACCGTTTGAATTTAATTCCTTTTGATGGTGATTTGTTGTCCATGGAGTCTGAAAGTGCTTTCAAGGTGAGACACCATTTCAGCAGAGTTGTTAGAAATGGCAGAAGGAGATGCATGTTTGTAACTTGATTATGGGTAAACTTAAACCCTATTCTGTTATAGGAGTCTCTACATAAGCCTTTAATGCCATTGACTGATAAGGTTTGAACAGTGTTGACCATTGGCCAAGCTATTATTGTTCTTCTACTTGATGATTCTCAATTTAAACTAGACCCTGAGCTTGCTCATCCATGTTTTCATTATGTTGTGTTGAATTATAAAGCAATATAGTAACATGTAACTAATAAATTGCGTAGCTCTTGCTACAGGCCAGGCTTCTTTGTCAGCTGTCTGATGGACATATAGGAAATCCTAGCAAGAAAAACACACTgagtaataataaccccccctcgCATCCAATATTTAAATCTCCCAGGAATGCTGACAGATGTTTAAAATTGTTTGCAAACCTACATTTGCATAAACACGGTCTACAGTACAGTTGTTTAGATACTATTAAAGTCTACGTTGGTTTTTAGTCGATTTCAAAGTCTGCGCTGctcattgattttgtttttatggttGCACTCCAATGCCTGTGTCTAGACATGGAGgctaatgtattttctttcttccttcttaAGATCTATGATGTCttttaatgtgtaaaatatacaCCATTTTCTATTGATCACTGGAAATGCTATtttcaataataattttaagtggatatttacaaattgtatttaaatgtatcagTGGCATTTATAGATAAATTCCCTCTCTCTTACTACTTGTCTTTTAATAGAATAAATCATAAATATCTTAATTTCATTTTCTTCCACCTTTGGCTCATTCTTCCATTATTTTGTTCATTCATACACTCTTTCATTCTTGCTTATCCCCAGGCTCTTTGTTGTTGAGAATTCCCTACAAATCTAAGACTGGGCACGTCTCcaaatttttcaaaatatttatcaACCTCTGATTAGTTGGGTTGAACATGCTAGtaatatgacaaaaaaaagcaagtttGGTATGAAGTGTTGTGTCACTTAAAATGTTTAGTAGTCACCgaaaatgtttctgtgtttttggtttttttttttttaactaggaaTGCTATTTGGAGAATGATCAGACCACACTATACCATGCTGCTAAAGGCTTGACAACTTTACAGGCCTTGTATGGGACAATCCCCCAGATTTGTGGGAAAGGTGAATGTGCCAGGGTAAGACATTTCATTCCTCCATTTGCAAGTTGTAGAACATTCATAAAAAAGGGCATTTGGGTCCAAGAGGCAGAATGTCTCTCATGAAGCATACTTGGGATGATCTATAGGTTTGGTTTAATATATGTTTGCTTCCCTAGCATGTTGCAAGCATGATGATCAGAATGAAGAGGGAGCTTGGTGGGACCCAGAACCAGATATCCCCTGTGTTTGATACTCTGTTGCTACTTGACCGTAATGTTGACCTGTTGACACCACTGGCAACCCAGCTCACTTATGAAGGCCTTATAGATGAAATCTATGGAATTCAGAATGGTATGTTTTacagaacttttttttctatgtatcaAATCAATAATGGGGTTGATGACACTCTTCTTTTTATAATGACCTTTATGAATGTTGTCTACTGTGTACAGTTGCTAAATAATTATCTATGATAGGTAACGTGAAGCTTCCTCCTGAAAAATTTGCTCAGAAAAAGCAGGGTGAAAGCGGGAAGGATCTACCTACCGAGCCTAAGAAACTGCTGCTAAATTCAGCTGAGGAGCTGTATGCAGAGATTCGGGACAAAAACTTCAACGCTGTAGGCTCTGTGCTGAGTAAGAAGGCCAAAATTATTTCTGCAGCATTTGAGGTAATACACGAGTACCTATAccttaaaaaatatgcatttatctGGGAGGGAATGATCTCTCAAAATAACAATTAAgtgttgtgttattttatttggaaaatgtCATCTTTGTCATTTATCAGTTAATCGTTTCATGCTGAGGTAATATGTAAATGACAACTGTGCTGATTTCTCGATAGTTTCCCTGAATACCAGCAGGTGATGCTATAACACAAGGTGTTCACTGGCACCCCGGGAAATTGCTTGGTAGGCAAGTGGCTGATAATGCCTCCTATCTACATTTCAAACACCCCTGTGATTTATTGGCCACTTGTCTTAACATGCTAAGGAGGGTTTTCTAGCCCAGCCTAGTTCTGTGTCACAGTAACTACATAGTGGATGTTATAGTTAACGTGTTTGAtgaaacaaggtccataaagacatgattggatgagtttggtgtgtaAGAACGGAGATTCTGAACCAGGTCTTCTCGACcagcatcagtgcctgatctcagaaatgctctactggatgaacgggcaaaaattcccacagaaactccccaaaatcttgttgtatgccttcccagaagagtggaagccgttatagctgcaaagaagGGACCAACAAcatataaatgtctatgtaCTTAGAATGCATTAAAAAGTCCCTgtgggtgtaatggtcaggtgtcccaatacttttgtccatgtagtgtatatgtatatatttacaatgaTAATAGACGCATCACATTGTGAGCAAGATAACATTCCTACTCCTGCAGTGCATTTCAAAGGGTACTATGGTAATGTCACATTGATCTTAAATATGCAGATTTAGCAAAGGGCATGTATGTAATAGGTGTTAATGAGATTACAATGCCCAGCAGCCCACCAGGATTTAAGCGCCTGGAGTCATTATCACCTCCGTGCCAAGACTTGCTCAAGCCATCTCACCAGGGCattaaacattaaccctttttaaTTAGTTTGTGTTAATTAGTTTTAAATTATAGTGACTCAAATTTCAACCATTTCATTAAAAGATTTCTGTGCGATTTTCCAAAAATCCTCTGTTGTTGTGAAAAGGTTTCCTGAAagattgattgtttttttttttttgttcatgtcaaagtattttttttttttttaaccacttaaGGGAAGACACAATGCTAAGACAGTGGGAGAGATCAAGCAGTTTGTCTCCCAGCTACCTCACATGCAAGCTGAAAGAGCTTCCTTGGCCAACCACACATCCATTGCTGAACTTATTAAGGATATAACAAGTAAGAAGACATAGCCCTACATTGTGTGCGCAGGGCATTGTCATGTCATTATTTTGTGCAAGATAGTTTACTCTGTTATCCAActtctttttaaatttattctATACATATCTCTAGCTCTCTAAAACTAAATTCAGATTAGAACAAGCCCATGTTGATTTGCTACATTACATAGTTAAGGCTGCTGCAATTACCAAGTATAATAAGAGTAACTGGGATTGATTCCAATTTAGGATGTTGATTATTTAGTACATTCAATCATATTCAATGCTGTATT
The DNA window shown above is from Spea bombifrons isolate aSpeBom1 chromosome 1, aSpeBom1.2.pri, whole genome shotgun sequence and carries:
- the VPS33A gene encoding vacuolar protein sorting-associated protein 33A produces the protein MASHLSCGRVNLNVLREAMRIELREFLDKCAGSKAIVWDEYLTGPFGLIAQYSLLQEHEVEKMFTLKAGPLPSCDVKNIIFFVRPRLELMDIIAENIRREDKGRFPQRDFHILFVPRRSMLCEQRLKDLGVLGSFYHREEYRLNLIPFDGDLLSMESESAFKECYLENDQTTLYHAAKGLTTLQALYGTIPQICGKGECARHVASMMIRMKRELGGTQNQISPVFDTLLLLDRNVDLLTPLATQLTYEGLIDEIYGIQNGNVKLPPEKFAQKKQGESGKDLPTEPKKLLLNSAEELYAEIRDKNFNAVGSVLSKKAKIISAAFEGRHNAKTVGEIKQFVSQLPHMQAERASLANHTSIAELIKDITTSEAFFDNLTVEQEFMSGFDTDKVNPYIEDCIAKKDPLIKIFRLVCMQSVCNMGLKQKVLDYYKREILQTYGYEHILTLHNLEKAGLLKPQASSRNNYPTIRKTLRLWMDDVNEQNPNDISYVYSGYAPLSVRLAQVLVRPGWRSIEEVLKLLPGPQFEERQSLPAGLMKKRQQGENKVMLIFFLGGVTFAEVAALRFLSQLEDGGTEYIIATTKLINGTTWIKSLMEKLEPPPF